One Micromonospora craniellae genomic region harbors:
- a CDS encoding MarR family winged helix-turn-helix transcriptional regulator, which produces MTERTVTAHSMPPAQLAHQLRDAITRLNRRVRQARPVGDLTVTQLSALTSLKLAGALTPRELADVERVQPPTMTKIVAKLEERGLVQRTPHPTDGRQVILATTEGGRAVLDQFERVRDEWLAHRLAELSDADREALHHAAEILQRVSRA; this is translated from the coding sequence GTGACGGAGCGGACGGTGACGGCTCACAGCATGCCACCGGCGCAGCTGGCCCATCAGCTGCGGGATGCGATCACCCGGCTCAACCGGCGGGTCCGCCAGGCCCGGCCGGTCGGTGACCTGACGGTCACCCAGTTGTCCGCGCTCACCAGCCTCAAGCTGGCGGGCGCGCTCACGCCGCGGGAACTCGCCGACGTCGAACGGGTGCAGCCACCGACGATGACCAAGATCGTCGCGAAGCTGGAGGAGCGCGGCCTCGTGCAGCGCACGCCCCACCCGACCGACGGCCGGCAGGTCATCCTCGCGACGACCGAGGGAGGCCGGGCCGTGCTCGACCAGTTCGAGCGGGTACGGGACGAATGGCTGGCCCACCGGCTGGCCGAGCTGAGCGATGCCGACCGGGAGGCCCTGCACCACGCCGCGGAGATTCTGCAGCGAGTCTCCCGCGCCTGA
- a CDS encoding DUF2530 domain-containing protein encodes MPKQQPRPEPLDPPMVPFALAGMAAWAVAGLVLLLFRDRLVDSGHENWLWICLAGFLWGFPGLAVMMRHDTHRRRRRAAG; translated from the coding sequence GTGCCGAAGCAGCAGCCCCGCCCCGAGCCGCTCGACCCGCCGATGGTGCCGTTCGCGCTGGCCGGGATGGCGGCCTGGGCAGTCGCCGGGCTGGTGCTGCTGCTGTTCCGCGACCGGCTGGTCGACAGCGGTCACGAGAACTGGCTCTGGATCTGCCTGGCCGGTTTTTTGTGGGGCTTCCCCGGTCTCGCGGTGATGATGCGCCACGACACCCACCGACGGCGACGACGCGCCGCCGGCTGA
- a CDS encoding MFS transporter, with amino-acid sequence MQARLSMMFQSLQVRNYRLFASGQLVKLIGVWMMFIAQDWLVLELSGDSATALGVVVALQFTPVLLLTLISGRLADRYDKRMLLFVANAFWTVLSLAMALLVLTGLVQLWHVFVFAALLGVANAVETPVRQAFVSEMVGTPLLPNALSLNAAVFNSARIIGPAVAGVAIALFGVGPVFLFTALSSIGPLVTVIQMRTAELHREPLPPRNERAAATVLDGLRYVSRRADLVLPMVVMSVIGMSLFNFQLTLAALAKTVFETGAASFGLFSTTLAVGALVGALAGTGRRSRPSVWLVLGAAIACAVFGTLVGLAPTYWMVVVLLLPTGFFMVYFAQAANQRVQLGTDAAFRGRVMALWVLVFLGTNPVGAPLIGWVAETFGAGVSIWAGGLISLATALLALAWQLRRDGARLRFRVLPMPRFYVTEV; translated from the coding sequence GTGCAGGCGAGGCTCAGCATGATGTTCCAGTCCCTACAGGTCCGCAACTACCGGCTATTCGCGTCTGGGCAACTGGTCAAACTGATCGGTGTCTGGATGATGTTCATCGCCCAGGACTGGCTGGTTCTCGAGCTATCCGGCGATTCGGCCACCGCGCTCGGCGTGGTCGTCGCCCTCCAGTTCACCCCGGTACTCCTGCTCACGCTGATCTCCGGGCGGTTGGCCGACCGGTACGACAAGCGGATGCTCCTCTTCGTCGCCAACGCCTTCTGGACCGTGTTGTCGCTGGCGATGGCCCTGCTGGTGCTCACCGGTCTGGTTCAGCTCTGGCACGTCTTCGTCTTCGCCGCCCTGCTGGGTGTGGCCAACGCGGTGGAGACCCCGGTACGCCAGGCGTTCGTCTCCGAGATGGTCGGCACCCCGTTGCTGCCCAACGCGCTCTCGCTCAACGCGGCCGTGTTCAACTCGGCCCGGATCATCGGCCCCGCCGTCGCCGGTGTCGCCATCGCCCTCTTCGGCGTCGGGCCGGTCTTCCTGTTCACCGCGCTCAGCTCGATCGGCCCGCTGGTCACGGTGATCCAGATGCGTACCGCCGAGCTGCACCGGGAGCCGCTGCCGCCGCGCAACGAGCGGGCCGCGGCGACCGTGCTGGACGGGTTGCGTTACGTCAGCCGGCGCGCCGACCTGGTGCTGCCGATGGTCGTGATGTCGGTGATCGGCATGTCGTTGTTCAACTTCCAGCTCACCCTCGCGGCGCTGGCCAAGACCGTGTTCGAGACCGGGGCGGCCTCGTTCGGCCTGTTCAGCACCACGCTGGCGGTGGGTGCGCTGGTGGGCGCGTTGGCCGGTACCGGGCGGCGCAGCCGTCCCTCGGTCTGGTTGGTGCTGGGCGCCGCGATCGCCTGTGCCGTCTTCGGCACGCTCGTCGGCCTCGCGCCGACGTACTGGATGGTCGTGGTGTTGCTGTTGCCGACCGGCTTCTTCATGGTCTATTTCGCCCAGGCGGCCAACCAGCGGGTCCAACTCGGCACCGACGCGGCGTTCCGGGGGAGGGTCATGGCGCTGTGGGTGCTGGTGTTCCTGGGCACCAACCCGGTCGGTGCGCCCCTGATCGGCTGGGTCGCGGAGACCTTCGGCGCCGGGGTCAGCATCTGGGCCGGCGGCCTGATCTCGCTGGCCACCGCTCTGCTCGCGCTGGCCTGGCAGCTCCGCCGCGACGGTGCCCGGCTGCGGTTCCGGGTGCTGCCGATGCCGCGCTTCTATGTCACCGAGGTCTGA
- the sepH gene encoding septation protein SepH → MRPVRFVALSEDGQALVLADEVGRLLALPIDERIAGAMHAEPGAPTLAVAPSTADPVPSLSPRDIQARIRSGESAEDVARIAGVPVDRVLRYAGPVLQERAMLAQHARRTRLKGAEKPTPLAEVVNGRLAQHGIDTEKISWDAWRRDDGTWRIVATWPSGKATAQAVWDLDKTRQSVAPHDDMAQYLCAERPAPLLGQEPAPERGGHALPGPSRGEPSRGGHGLPAPTDPNRSGRDPIRAGRDALLASLDRPLGPTSGRGLEPRSPAALAGGQDTPRRAVGGGAAALLGGGQGSAFDDDADAPKEIPAVPSLAVLRPRRTGAPAATTNESTEAGAKPRKRLPSWDDVLFGSGPAARESS, encoded by the coding sequence ATGCGCCCAGTACGCTTCGTCGCCCTCTCCGAGGACGGCCAGGCCCTGGTGCTCGCCGACGAGGTCGGGCGTCTGCTCGCCCTGCCCATCGACGAGCGTATCGCCGGAGCGATGCACGCCGAGCCGGGCGCACCGACGCTCGCGGTGGCGCCGTCCACCGCCGACCCGGTGCCGTCCCTGTCCCCTCGGGACATCCAGGCCCGGATCCGTTCCGGCGAGTCCGCCGAGGACGTGGCCCGGATCGCCGGTGTTCCGGTCGACCGGGTGCTCCGCTACGCCGGGCCGGTGCTCCAGGAGCGGGCCATGCTCGCCCAGCACGCCCGCCGCACCCGACTCAAGGGGGCCGAGAAGCCCACGCCCCTCGCCGAAGTGGTCAACGGCCGGCTCGCCCAGCACGGGATCGACACCGAGAAGATCTCCTGGGACGCGTGGCGCCGCGACGACGGCACCTGGCGGATCGTCGCCACCTGGCCGTCCGGCAAGGCCACCGCCCAGGCGGTCTGGGATCTGGACAAGACCCGCCAGTCGGTGGCCCCGCACGACGACATGGCGCAATACCTGTGCGCCGAGCGGCCCGCGCCGCTCCTCGGCCAGGAGCCGGCACCGGAGCGGGGCGGGCACGCCCTGCCCGGTCCGTCACGCGGTGAGCCGAGCCGGGGCGGGCACGGGCTGCCCGCGCCGACCGATCCGAACCGGTCGGGCCGGGATCCGATCCGGGCCGGTCGGGACGCGCTGCTCGCCTCCCTCGACCGTCCGCTCGGCCCCACCTCGGGTCGTGGTCTCGAGCCCCGCTCGCCGGCCGCGCTGGCCGGTGGCCAGGACACGCCCCGCCGCGCCGTCGGCGGCGGCGCAGCCGCCCTGCTCGGCGGCGGTCAGGGTTCCGCTTTCGACGACGACGCCGACGCGCCCAAGGAGATCCCGGCCGTGCCGTCGCTGGCGGTGCTGCGACCGCGTCGCACGGGTGCCCCGGCCGCCACGACCAACGAGTCGACCGAGGCCGGCGCCAAGCCGCGTAAGCGCCTGCCGAGCTGGGACGACGTCCTGTTCGGAAGCGGCCCTGCGGCCCGCGAGTCCTCCTGA